One Veillonellales bacterium DNA segment encodes these proteins:
- a CDS encoding PocR ligand-binding domain-containing protein, whose amino-acid sequence MNQNKLNSKNDSDLNNVKLTDVIDIEFLQRFQDDFAKGMGLASVTVDVDGNPVTDPSYYTRFCENYTHSTECGDKRCAESHKKGGEEAARIGKPVVYECHAGLIDFAAPIMLEGRLIGTILGGQVLIDSPQEEKYRRIAKEIGVNADEYVGAVNEVSKLSKERIEAAANVLFIVANSMSKSAYQHLKLKGVTETLNESLLQISATMEELAASAGTVNNNQASLNEEIKNVNTVTGKIDEVMEFIKEIADETRLLGLNAAIEAARAGEAGLGFGVVAEEIRKLSADSKQTVGKIKEFTNVIKSSVDNTVHMGNETLSTVEQQAAAIEEVTASVQDITQLTSQLNDLAHEK is encoded by the coding sequence AAAACTTACAGATGTGATTGACATAGAATTTCTCCAGCGATTTCAGGACGATTTCGCCAAAGGAATGGGATTAGCTAGTGTAACCGTCGATGTAGACGGCAATCCGGTAACCGATCCCAGTTATTACACCCGGTTTTGTGAGAATTATACCCATTCTACTGAGTGTGGTGATAAACGCTGTGCTGAGTCTCATAAAAAAGGTGGGGAAGAGGCTGCACGTATCGGAAAACCGGTTGTGTATGAATGTCATGCCGGTTTGATTGATTTTGCGGCGCCCATTATGCTGGAAGGTAGACTGATCGGAACAATTTTAGGCGGACAAGTATTAATTGATTCCCCTCAAGAAGAAAAATATCGCCGGATAGCGAAAGAAATCGGTGTAAATGCCGACGAGTATGTGGGAGCTGTAAATGAAGTCAGCAAACTGTCGAAGGAACGAATCGAAGCCGCAGCAAATGTGCTATTTATTGTAGCCAATAGTATGTCAAAGTCTGCTTATCAGCATCTAAAATTGAAAGGGGTAACTGAAACTCTCAATGAAAGCTTGTTGCAAATATCTGCTACAATGGAAGAACTGGCAGCTTCAGCCGGTACTGTAAATAATAACCAGGCGAGCTTAAATGAAGAGATCAAAAACGTCAATACAGTCACCGGAAAAATTGACGAGGTCATGGAATTCATTAAAGAAATTGCCGACGAAACACGATTACTGGGATTGAATGCCGCAATCGAAGCTGCCAGAGCGGGTGAGGCCGGACTAGGATTTGGCGTCGTTGCCGAAGAGATACGGAAGCTGTCCGCCGATTCTAAACAGACCGTTGGTAAAATCAAAGAATTTACCAATGTGATAAAATCTTCTGTCGACAATACTGTACATATGGGCAATGAAACATTGTCAACAGTAGAGCAGCAGGCAGCGGCAATTGAAGAAGTAACTGCAAGCGTTCAGGACATTACCCAACTAACTTCCCAGTTAAACGACTTAGCTCATGAAAAATAA
- a CDS encoding chemotaxis protein CheW gives MATIRLVVFELNGEEYAVDALSVNGILRLKKFEIKKVPGLPQVIEGMISLRGKVNYIFNLKSKFGFPEIQSTEESKIIMLNVQNSIAGCIVDEVTDIVKIEDTDLQIPPNFIAQYNANYIRGIVKVGERLIVVLYADKLLSTEEYDAVCSSTH, from the coding sequence GTGGCCACAATTCGGTTAGTTGTCTTTGAATTAAACGGTGAAGAGTATGCCGTTGATGCCTTATCCGTTAATGGCATTTTACGATTAAAAAAATTTGAAATAAAAAAAGTTCCCGGATTACCCCAGGTCATTGAAGGCATGATTAGTTTACGTGGTAAAGTCAATTATATTTTTAATTTAAAATCTAAGTTTGGTTTTCCTGAAATACAGTCGACGGAAGAAAGCAAAATTATTATGCTCAATGTGCAAAATTCCATTGCCGGATGTATTGTCGACGAAGTAACCGATATTGTTAAAATTGAAGACACGGATTTACAAATACCGCCGAACTTTATTGCTCAGTATAATGCCAACTATATTCGGGGTATTGTGAAAGTCGGTGAACGCTTAATTGTTGTTTTGTATGCGGATAAACTATTATCTACCGAAGAATATGACGC